In Vitis vinifera cultivar Pinot Noir 40024 chromosome 17, ASM3070453v1, one genomic interval encodes:
- the LOC132252768 gene encoding uncharacterized protein LOC132252768, translated as MALVHAQNHYAYCLPMELEQPQQLGDFSGSSNRRKQTNKKFCNYCKRPGHTIETCYRRNKSTAAVANTAPTPPTVSTSQSSGSTINLSSTELQEIIAQAVRMVGNASLSTALSVLPGSEDGAGAWDRS; from the exons ATGGCCCTAGTTCACGCCCAAAACCACTACGCTTATTGCCTCCCCATGGAGCTTG AGCAACCTCAGCAATTAGGTGATTTTTCTGGCTCTAGCAATCGTCGCAAGCAAACCAACAAGAAGTTCTGCAACTATTGCAAGCGTCCTGGCCACACCATTGAGACTTGTTACCGTCGTAACAAATCCACTGCTGCTGTTGCTAATACTGCACCTACTCCGCCAACGGTTTCCACGTCCCAGTCTTCTGGATCTACTATCAACCTCTCTTCCACTGAACTACAGGAGATCATAGCTCAGGCTGTTCGTATGGTTGGTAATGCATCTCTTTCCACTGCCTTATCTGTTCTACCTG GATCCGAGGACGGGGCAGGAGCTTGGGACCGGTCCTAG
- the LOC100246821 gene encoding alpha-N-acetylglucosaminidase: MASPFAAVSLSFFLFSFLSFAQSSTIGVTYISRLLEIQDRERAPPSVQIAAAYGVLHRLLPSHSSSFEFGIVSKEQCGGDSCFMISNHPSSSGHGAPEILITGVTGVEIMAGLHWYLKYWCGSHISWDKTGGAQLLSVPDSGSFPRVQEAGILIQRPIPWNYYQNAVTSSYTFAWWDWKRWEKEIDWMALQGINLPLAFTGQEAIWQKVFRNFNISHLDLKDFFGGPAFLSWSRMGNLHGWGGPLPQSWLDQQLLLQKKILARMYELGMTPVLPAFSGNVPAALKYIFPSAKITRLGNWFTVGGNPRWCCTYLLDATDPLFIEIGKAFIQQQLKEYGRTGHIYNCDTFDENTPPVDDPEYISSLGAAIFRGMQSGDSNAIWLMQGWLFSYDPFWRPPQMKALLHSVPMGRLVVLDLFAEVKPIWITSEQFYGVPYIWCMLHNFAGNIEMYGILDAVASGPVEARTSENSTMVGVGMSMEGIEQNPVVYDLMSEMAFQHSKVDVKVWIALYSTRRYGKSVPEIQDAWNILYHTVYNCTDGSYDKNRDVIVAFPDIDPSFIPTPKLSMPGGYHRYGKSVSRRTVLKEITNSFEQPHLWYSTSEVKDALGLFIASGGQLLGSNTYRYDLVDLTRQALAKYANQLFLEVIEAYQLNDVRGAACHSQKFLELVEDMDTLLACHDGFLLGPWLESAKQLAQDEQQEIQFEWNARTQITMWFDNTEDEASLLRDYGNKYWSGLLRDYYGPRAAIYFKYLLESLETGNEFALKDWRREWIKLTNDWQNSRNAYPVRSSGNAIDTSRRLYNKYLQDPEIYDL; this comes from the exons ATGGCCTCTCCCTTTGCCGCCgtttctctctcctttttcctcttctcctttctctcattCGCCCAATCATCTACCATCGGAGTCACCTACATTTCTCGCCTCCTCGAAATCCAAGACCGCGAGAGAGCCCCACCGTCCGTGCAAATTGCTGCCGCCTACGGCGTTCTCCACAGGCTTCTTCCCTCTCACTCCTCCAGCTTTGAGTTTGGCATAGTCTCCAAG GAGCAATGTGGTGGAGACTCTTGCTTTATGATTAGCAATCATCCTTCTTCCAGTGGACATGGGGCTCCAGAAATTTT AATTACTGGGGTCACTGGGGTGGAGATTATGGCTGGTTTGCACTGGTACTTGAAGTATTGGTGTGGTTCACACATATCTTGGGATAAAACTGGTGGTGCACAACTACTTTCAGTACCTGACTCAGGCTCTTTCCCCCGTGTTCAAGAGGCTGGTATCTTGATTCAGAGACCTATTCCTTGGAACTACTACCAGAATGCTGTTACATCTAGCT ATACTTTTGCTTGGTGGGACTGGAAAAGATGGGAAAAGGAAATTGATTGGATGGCTCTCCAAGGCATCAATTTGCCTCTGGCATTTACGGGGCAAGAGGCCATTTGGCAGAAAGTTTTCCgg AATTTCAACATTAGCCATTTGGATTTGAAAGATTTCTTTGGAGGCCCTGCATTTCTATCATGGTCACGAATGGGAAATTTGCATGG GTGGGGTGGACCACTGCCACAAAGTTGGTTAGATCAACAATTACTTCTACAAAAGAAAATTCTTGCTAGAATGTATGAGCTTGGAATGACTCCAG TCCTTCCAGCCTTCTCTGGAAATGTTCCTGCAgcattgaaatatatatttccatcagcaaaaatAACACGCTTGGGGAATTG GTTTACTGTTGGGGGTAATCCCAGATGGTGCTGCACTTATCTTCTTGATGCAACTGATCCCTTATTCATTGAAATTGGGAAAGCTTTCATCCAGCAACAATTGAAAG AATATGGAAGGACTGGACATATATATAACTG TGATACTTTCGATGAGAACACTCCACCTGTTGATGACCCAGAATACATCTCTTCATTAGGTGCAGCAATATTTAGAGGAATGCAGAGTGGTGATAGCAATGCTATCTGGCTAATGCAG GGATGGCTGTTTTCGTATGATCCATTCTGGAGGCCTCCACAAATGAAG GCACTTCTGCATTCTGTTCCTATGGGAAGGCTGGTTGTCCTTGATCTATTTGCTGAAGTGAAGCCTATATGGATTACTTCAGAGCAGTTCTATGGTGTTCCTTACATTTGG TGCATGCTGCACAATTTTGCTGGGAATATTGAGATGTATGGGATTTTAGATGCAGTAGCATCTGGTCCAGTTGAAGCTCGTACTAGTGAAAACTCAACAATG GTTGGTGTTGGGATGTCAATGGAGGGTATTGAACAGAATCCTGTTGTTTACGATCTCATGTCTGAAATGGCATTTCAACATAGCAAAGTTGATGTGAAG GTGTGGATTGCTCTGTATTCAACCAGACGTTATGGGAAATCCGTTCCAGAAATACAAGATGCCTGGAACATATTATATCATACAGTTTATAACTGCACAGATGGTTCCTAT GACAAAAACAGAGATGTGATTGTTGCATTTCCAGATATTGATCCATCCTTTATTCCTACACCAAAATTATCCATGCCCGGAGGTTACCACCGCTATGGAAAATCAGTGTCAAGAAGAACAGTCCTAAAGGAAATAACTAATTCCTTCGAGCAACCTCATCTATGGTATTCAACTTCTGAAGTGAAAGATGCGTTGGGACTTTTTATTGCAAGTGGAGGTCAATTATTAGGAAGTAACACTTACAG GTACGACCTTGTTGACTTGACAAGGCAAGCTTTGGCAAAATATGCAAACCAACTGTTCTTAGAGGTAATAGAAGCCTATCAGCTAAATGATGTCCGCGGAGCTGCTTGCCACAGCCAGAAGTTTCTAGAACTTGTGGAAGATATGGACACTCTCTTAGCTTGCCATGACGGGTTTCTTCTAGGACCTTGGTTAGAAAGTGCCAAGCAACTAGCCCAAGATGAACAACAAGAAATACAG TTTGAATGGAACGCGAGGACTCAAATTACGATGTGGTTCGACAACACAGAGGATGAAGCAAGTCTTCTTCGGGATTATG GAAACAAGTACTGGAGTGGACTGTTACGAGATTACTATGGTCCCCGAGCAGccatatatttcaaatatttattagaaAGTTTGGAGACTGGCAATGAATTTGCTCTGAAAGATTGGAGGAGGGAATGGATCAAGCTCACAAATGATTGGCAAAACAGCAGGAATGCTTACCCGGTGAGAAGCTCAGGAAATGCTATTGACACATCCCGACGGCTCTACAACAAATATTTGCAGGATCCTGAGATTTACGATCTCTGA